A region of Acidobacteriota bacterium DNA encodes the following proteins:
- a CDS encoding amidohydrolase, whose protein sequence is MNDKSPVTSKAVLANLSGLLPDLEQVYKDIHAHPELSMQETRTAGIAADRLRAAGYEVTAGVGGTGVVGLLRNGDGPTAMLRADMDALPVREATGLPYASNVMATDREGKAVPVMHACGHDMHVTWLVGAAALFAQARKAWRGTVMAVFQPAEETASGAQAMIDDGLFTRYPQPDVVLGQHVMVGRAGTLGWRAGVMTSAGDSLQIRLFGRGAHGSMPEASIDPVVMAAATVMRLQTIVSREVAANEAAVVTVGSLQAGTKENVIPDEAVIKLNVRTFDEAVRKRVLAAIDRIVKAEAAASGAPRPPEITPIDRYPLVTNDPKATQRVVDSLRRHFTDARLKETKPSSASEDFGSFGVQWHVPSVFWFVGGTDPDLYAKAEQAGKLAEIPTNHNPRFAPVIHPTLEAGVEALVVAAQAWLSAPTL, encoded by the coding sequence ATGAACGATAAAAGTCCGGTAACTTCTAAAGCCGTACTTGCGAATCTGAGCGGCCTGCTTCCAGACCTGGAGCAGGTCTACAAAGACATCCATGCTCATCCAGAGTTATCGATGCAGGAGACCCGCACCGCGGGCATCGCGGCTGACCGGCTGCGCGCTGCCGGCTATGAAGTGACTGCCGGAGTGGGAGGGACGGGCGTTGTGGGCCTGTTGCGCAACGGCGATGGTCCAACCGCAATGCTGCGCGCCGATATGGACGCACTCCCGGTTCGGGAAGCTACCGGCCTGCCTTATGCCAGCAACGTCATGGCCACCGACCGCGAGGGGAAGGCCGTGCCGGTGATGCATGCCTGCGGCCATGACATGCATGTCACGTGGCTGGTGGGAGCAGCCGCCTTGTTCGCACAGGCCCGCAAGGCATGGCGGGGGACGGTCATGGCCGTCTTTCAACCCGCCGAGGAGACTGCCTCGGGCGCCCAGGCGATGATTGACGACGGGCTCTTCACCCGCTATCCCCAACCGGACGTCGTGCTCGGACAACATGTCATGGTCGGGCGCGCCGGCACCCTCGGCTGGCGCGCGGGCGTGATGACCTCGGCCGGCGACAGCCTGCAGATTCGATTATTTGGGCGCGGCGCTCACGGCTCGATGCCCGAGGCCAGCATCGATCCTGTTGTCATGGCGGCTGCAACAGTGATGCGGCTGCAAACCATCGTTTCACGCGAGGTCGCCGCAAATGAGGCGGCCGTGGTCACAGTCGGTTCATTGCAGGCAGGGACGAAAGAGAATGTGATTCCAGATGAGGCCGTTATCAAGCTGAACGTGAGGACCTTCGATGAGGCCGTCCGCAAGCGCGTGCTCGCCGCGATCGACCGGATCGTAAAGGCTGAAGCAGCGGCTTCGGGAGCCCCCAGGCCCCCCGAGATCACGCCCATCGACCGATATCCTCTTGTCACGAATGACCCGAAGGCCACCCAGCGCGTGGTTGACTCGCTCCGCCGGCACTTTACAGACGCTCGCCTGAAGGAGACCAAACCATCGTCGGCGAGCGAGGATTTCGGGTCGTTCGGAGTGCAGTGGCACGTCCCATCAGTGTTCTGGTTTGTCGGCGGCACGGACCCGGATTTGTACGCGAAAGCCGAGCAGGCCGGGAAGCTCGCTGAAATCCCGACCAACCACAACCCGCGCTTTGCACCCGTCATTCATCCGACCCTGGAGGCCGGAGTGGAGGCGTTGGTTGTGGCCGCGCAGGCCTGGTTGTCCGCGCCAACCCTATGA
- a CDS encoding trimeric intracellular cation channel family protein, whose protein sequence is MIDGSSIPAGDFLFALDLGGTFVFALSGATAAVKHKLDLFGVMVLSFSVADCGGIARDVLIGAVPPAAIRDWPYLLVPVVAGLITFRWYRVINRLSSPVLVFDAVGLALFAVTGAMKALTFHLEPFAAVLLGVLTGIGGGMLRDVLISEVPSVFRSELYAVCALVGASVVVIANMLHLPSAAGAVVGAILCFWLRLMAIKYGWRLPIARFPDEDHKMR, encoded by the coding sequence ATGATTGATGGCAGCAGCATTCCCGCAGGCGATTTTCTGTTCGCCCTGGACCTTGGCGGCACGTTCGTGTTCGCGCTGAGCGGAGCCACGGCGGCTGTGAAGCACAAGCTTGATCTCTTCGGGGTCATGGTGCTGTCCTTCTCGGTGGCCGACTGCGGAGGCATCGCCCGCGATGTGCTGATCGGCGCCGTCCCTCCGGCCGCGATCCGCGATTGGCCTTATCTTCTTGTCCCCGTCGTCGCCGGCCTGATTACTTTCCGCTGGTATCGAGTCATCAATCGCTTGAGCAGTCCGGTGCTGGTGTTCGACGCCGTCGGCCTGGCGCTTTTTGCGGTTACCGGCGCGATGAAGGCGCTTACCTTTCATCTCGAGCCTTTCGCGGCTGTGCTGCTTGGGGTCCTCACCGGAATTGGCGGCGGGATGCTGCGCGACGTACTGATATCGGAGGTTCCCAGCGTGTTCCGGTCCGAGCTTTACGCGGTTTGTGCGCTGGTCGGCGCCTCGGTCGTAGTGATCGCCAACATGCTGCATTTACCATCTGCCGCGGGTGCCGTGGTTGGCGCCATCCTTTGTTTCTGGCTGCGGCTCATGGCGATAAAGTACGGTTGGCGGCTACCCATAGCCCGCTTTCCTGATGAGGACCACAAAATGCGGTGA